A region of Silurus meridionalis isolate SWU-2019-XX chromosome 15, ASM1480568v1, whole genome shotgun sequence DNA encodes the following proteins:
- the ccng2 gene encoding cyclin-G2 — MEFFRLMKELKQNLEQESLYLPKKSGLELIESNSEGISAQCRNAKVEDLWSLTSFFGYSTQTFVQAVNLLDRFIAIMKIQPKHLACVSISCLHIAANVVEDEWDVSSMHELIRIGQCKFTVSDLRRMGTIISEKLNFKFQAVTALTFLRLYHAIVLLHTSSRKEVLSLDKLEAQLKACLCRIVFSKSKPSVLALSLIKHETEALKSVDLIQIIQSIQTHLMISDTELQPWKGRVAQCLVQYSSPTCCKPNHRKLVWIVSRRTAQNLHRSYCGAPELPTIPEDCWSESEDWSEELSSGEESLSSSLGSDAEGPYFPAHFQKKKAA, encoded by the exons ATGGAGTTCTTCAGGCTGATGAAGGAGCTGAAACAGAACCTGGAGCAGGAAAGCCTGTATCTGCCCAAAAAATCTGGACTGGAGCTGATCGAGTCAAACTCTGAG GGGATTTCTGCACAATGTCGCAACGCCAAAGTAGAGGACCTCTGGAGCTTGACCAGCTTTTTTGGCTACAGCACACAGACTTTTGTCCAGGCTGTTAATCTGCTGGACAGATTTATTGCTATAATGAAG ATTCAGCCCAAACATCTAGCCTGCGTCAGCATCAGCTGCCTTCACATTGCTGCCAATGTCGTAGAGGATGAGTGGGATGTGTCTTCAATGCACGAGCTGATCCGCATCGGCCAGTGCAAGTTCACCGTGTCGGACCTCAGGCGCATGGGGACCATCATCTCAGAGAAACTCAACTTCAAGTTCCAAGCCGTCACCGCCTTAACGTTTCTGCGCCTGTATCATGCGATTGTACTGTTGCATACCTCAAGCAG GAAAGAAGTTCTCAGCCTAGACAAGCTGGAAGCCCAGCTTAAAGCCTGCCTTTGCCGCATTGTGTTCTCCAAATCAAAA CCATCGGTGCTAGCTCTGTCACTCATCAAGCATGAGACTGAGGCCTTGAAGTCAGTTGACTTGATTCAGATCATCCAGTCCATTCAGACACACTTGAtg ATCTCTGATACTGAGCTGCAGCCGTGGAAAGGCCGGGTGGCCCAGTGCCTGGTGCAGTACTCCTCGCCTACATGCTGCAAACCCAATCACAGGAAGTTGGTGTGGATCGTGTCCCGGCGCACGGCCCAGAACCTGCACAGAAGCTACTGTGGCGCGCCAGAGCTGCCCACGATCCCCGAAGACTGCTGGAGTGAGAG TGAGGACTGGAGTGAAGAGCTGAGCTCTGGGGAGGAGTCTCTCAGCAGTTCATTGGGAAGTGACGCAGAGGGGCCTTACTTCCCTGCCCACTTTCAAAAAAAGAAGGCTGCCTAA